The genomic stretch ACGCTCCTTTCGTGAGTCGGTATGATAGAAGAACCTGCGGGAGAATACAAGGAAAGACCGTCGAGACTACCCGGCAACACTAAGCAGGGACACAATAGAGAAGGCAGGGGCGACTGATTCGTCATCCCTGCGGTGCTCCATTCTCAATCTTCGTCGCTGTCCGGTAGGACCGCAATATAGGCAAGGGGTTGAAACCCGCCCCTGGGGTTCCCTGTGGGGGGGCTTTCCATGGTTTCCCTCAGAACCTGCTCTATTCTTGCGCCTCGACATTATTGCCCGGACACGGCCTTGGGGGCGGCGTGCACGCGGTTGAGGAGATACGTATCGGCCGGACCGGATGGAGGCGTGACCACGGCGTTGTATGCACCCGAACCCGAGGGTGTCATCACGAGCCCGTACCCCGCGTTTGCCAGGTCGTTCGGCGCCGATATGCCGTTCGAGTAGTCTGAATCCAGGAACACGGACCATTCGAGAGCATTGGGGGTAAACAGAAACAGGGCGGACCCTGCCGCATAGGTTTGTACATAGACGTTCATGCTCTGGTCCTGCTTGTATATGCCGTCTCCGAGCGAAGAGTTCTGGAGACCCTGGAACACGCGTTTGAGCACCCACGAAGCGGAACCGCCCTGACCGTACGTGAGGATCGCCAGCGCTTCGCCGTTGTCCGGGAAGCTCATGCTGAGTTTGTCACCCTGGTTTGCGAGGTCCGGCATACCGGTAATGCCGTCGGACCAATCCGGATCGAGAAACACGTACCAATGCTCCAGGTCAGGGGTCAGAATAACGAGTATTTCCCCCGTGGCGTAGGTCTGAACATAGGCGTTTATGGTCTGTTTAGTATCCTTGTAGATCCCGTCCATGTCCGATACGACAGGGCCGCTGCCCGGTGTGACCGTGACCGAAACCGGGGCCGTGTCAAAAAGGCCTCCCTTGTCCGTAACGGTCAACAGAAACGTAAGCACAGCCCCCTCGGACCCCGTCTGGGGAGCTGTAAAAGACGCCTGGACCGTATTCGCATTGGACAGAGACACCTGGGGACCGCCCGTTTGCATCCATGCGTAGGAGTCGATGCCGTCGTCGGAATCCGATGAGCCCGTGCCGTCCAGCACGACCATTGCTCCTTCGTTGACCGTTTGATTGGGTCCTGCGTCGGCCACGGGAGCCGTGTTCTGGCTGGAATCCGCCACCGTCACCACGACCGAGTCCGATGACAGAAGCCCTGCCTGATCCTCGACGGTGAGCTCGAACGTCAGCGTGGCTCCTCCCGCACCCACTTCAGGCGCCGTGAAGGAGGCTTGAGCGCTCGAAGCGCCGGTAAGACCGGCGGCCGGGCCCCCCGTCTGCACCCATGAATACGACTTGATCCCATCGTCGGGGTCCGATGAAGCCGAACCGTCCAGCACCACCGCGCTTCCCTCCTGCACGATCCGGTCGGCTCCGGCTCGGGCCGTGGGAGGCTGGTTCTCACCCGCGGGATAGACGGTCACCACCGTTGTGTCGGCATCCGAAAACCCTCCGCCATCCGTAACCGTGAGCTGGAACGTCAGCGTGGAACTCGTTCCCGACACGTCCGGCGCTGTGAATGTGACCTGATCACTCGATGGGTTGATCAGGTTTACGGTGGGGCCGTTCAGTTGCACCCAGGAATAGGTCTCGATGCCGTCGTCAGGATCCGATGAATCCGAACCGTTCAGAGTAACTGTGCCCCCTTCCTGCACCGACTGGTTGCCTCCCGCATTGGCCGTGGGACCTATATTCGCCGCGGAAGCGCTCAATGTGGCGCCCTGCACCGAGTTCACGGTCAGCGCTCCTCCGGAGGTATCGGTTACTTTCACTTCAGCCGGGTTCAGTTGACCGTTGTCCCGGTTTTGAACCGTGAACGAGACCGTGGCGAGGACTCCGTTGCCGCTGGGTCCCGCACCGCCGCCAAGGGTGAACGCGCCGTACTCCAGCTTTCCGGCGCTGTTGTCGATATTGAGGCCCAAAACCATCGTGCTTCTGCCCGTGCTTCCCAGCAAGGGTCCCAGGGTCACGCTGTTTGCGTCCGATATCCGCACCACGGACGGATCGTAGAGAATGTTGAATTCGAAGGCTCCTAGATCCGACACATCCTCGATGGCCACCTCGACGTCGAACGAAGCGCCCGAAGCCGGCAAATCCACGGCGGCCGGACTGAGTTTCACGGTAAGCGCATACGCAGGCATGGATGACGCCACGGCGAGCATCGCCAGGACCCATACGGAGCCCCAAAACAGGGTTGGAATTCGACCCTGTTTCACATCACGGGATGGAAAACGCAGAGGAGACAAACGCATCTCTCGCTCCCTGATTCATAGGCCGACGCCGGCCCGCGGAATAACTTCAATTCGGAAGTATTCGTAAGGAGTTATATCGTGCCGTAATTATACCATCCATTCAAGAGCGTGGCAACCGCGCGCAGCAAGCCTTTTCTTTACCCTTTGCAGCCTTTCTGCTATACACCCGGAAAAGAAACGGTGAGTCGAACGGTCGAGTTCACCTCGGGGACCGTCCGGAACAACACATCGAGACAAGCGGAAGGGGCGCGAAGCGAATGAACATACCTTTCATCCTGGAAAAAGCGTTGAATCTTTACGAACACAAGGAAGCGGTGGTGTGTCGCGATCAACGTTTCACTTACGGCGAATTCGCTAAGCGCGTTTATGCCCTGGCTCACTTCCTGTCTTCATTGGGTATACGTAAGCGGGACCGGGTCGCCATCCTGCACCCGAACGGCCACGAATTCCTGGAAAGCTACTTCGCGGCCGCACAACTCGGGGCCATCCTGAATCCGCTCAATTTCAGGTTGTCGCCCTCGGAACTGAGCTTCATTCTGAACGATTCGGACGCATCGGTCCTCATCTCGGCCCCCCGATATCACGAGCAAGTCCACGCGCTCCGGTCATTGGAAACGGTGCTGGAAAAGGTGGTCTGGACGGGCGGGAATACTCCGCCGACCGGTTTCGAAGCCTTCGATTACGAGGAAATCGTCCGCAGCAGCCCAACGGATCCCCCTTCCGTTCCGGACAGCACGGATGACGATGTGGTCCATCTCTATTACACGAGCGGAACCACGGGCCGGCCCAAAGGCGTCATGTTGTCCCACCGGAACGTCTGCACCCACGCCCTTTCCGCCATTGCGGAACTGAACCTGAACGATCGAGACAACTGGATTCACGTAGCGCCCTTGTTTCATCTGGCCGACGCCTGGGCCACGTTCGCCATAACGTGGGTGGGAGGCAAGCACGTGGTGGTCACGGACTTCGAACCGGTGGAAGTGCTTTCCGTGATGGAGCGCGAGCGCGTGACCATTACGAACATGGTGCCCACCATGCTCAACATCCTCGTCAATACTCCCGAGGTGAGCGGGTTCGATTTTTCCGGCCTTCGGGCCATATTGAGCGGCGGCGCGCCCATCGCCCCCGAAGTGGTCCGGAAAATCATGGCCACCTTCAAATGCGACTACGTACAGACTTACGGCATGACGGAAACCAGTCCGTACCTGACCCTGTCTCTTCTGAAAGAAAACCTGGTTCACCTCCCCGAAGAGGACAAGTTTAGATTCAAGGCCAAGACCGGCCGCCCGTTTATCGGTGTCCTCTTGCGTGTGGTTCGGGACGACGGAACGGACGTGAATCCCGACGATCGGGAAGTCGGTGAAATCATCGTCAAAGGAGACATTGTCACCAAGGGCTACTGGAACCGTCCGGAAGAGACCGCCAATGCTCTCAGGGACGGATGGCTGCATACGGGGGACCTTGCCGTCATCGACCGGGAAGGGTACGTGAACATCGTGGACCGCAAGAAGGACATGATCATCACGGGTGGGGAGAACGTGTATTCCGTGGAGGTGGAAAACGTTCTTTACATGCACCCGGACGTATTGGAGGCCGCGGTGATCGGAGTCCCGGATCCGAAATGGGGAGAAGCGGTAACCGCGGTGGTGGTGCCCAAACCAAACACCCAACCCTCGGAAGCGGATATCATCGATTTCTGCAAAGCGCGCATTGCCCATTATAAGTCGCCTAAAAGCGTGGTCTTTATTTCCGAGCTTCCCAAGACCGGCTCCGGAAAGATTTTCAAGAAAGGCATCAGGGAAACGGCAAGGGGTCAAGTCTGCTCTTGACTCTTGCTCAGGTATGCTACGAGGAATTCATAGTTGCAAGGCTAAATGCTGTAGGTTGGGTTAGCGAGCAAGGCGAGCGTAACCCAACGGGTATGATCGTATTTGTTGGGTTTCGTTCCTCAACCCAACCTACCCTTTGCGGGCGGAAAAACTGAAAGACAAGCCTCATATGAACGCGAACGGAATTGACCTTTATTTCGGGTACTTTCCGGGAGTCATCGGCAAGGTCACCGAACTTCATGCGGTTTACTACCACGAGCATTGGGGCTTCGATCTCTCCTTCGAGAGTCAGGTTGGGCTGGAACTGTCCGAATTTATGGCAAAATTCGATCCTGAAAGGGACGGTCTCTGGTCGGCTTTTAGTGATGGGGAATTTACCGGGGCCGTCGCCATAGACGGCCGGCCGGTTCAGGGCGAGGGCGCCCGCCTTCGATGGTTCATTGTACGGCCCGGCTTTCAGGGACAAGGAGTGGGTCGTTTGCTGATACGGCAGTGCGTGGACTTCTGCAGAAGCAAGGGTTATCCGAAAATCCATTTATGGACCTTCAAGGGTCTTGACGCCGCTCGTCGCCTGTACGAACGTAAAGGGTTCCGACTTTGTGTGGAACACGAAGTGGCTCAGTGGGGGACCCGGATCCGGGAGCAGAAGTTCGAGCTTGTATTGAAAGAAGAGGGAACTGGTTCGGGTTGAGCCATGAAACCCGACAAGTACGGCTCTTATGCCGGGCTTGGGTGGCGCCGGCGACTCGTTGTCCCCGTTGCAAAGCAACGAGTGGCTCTATCCTACGGGTGAAACCATACAGATATCCCGGTGCGCAGTGCGCACTTGACTATTGCGAGCATCCGGAACCCGCGAGGGCCTGATGCTCGACGAGGGGCTGAAACTTGGAGAACGTCACTGAATGAAAAAGCGGATTCTACTGTTTTACCCGTCTCTGTCCAAAGCCCTTCCTCCGAGACCGTTTTGGGAACCGCTGCAACTCCTGCATCTTTCGAGGATGTTTCGCGACACGCCATTCGATGTCGAAATCATTGACGGGCGCTTGCATCCGGATCCGTCGGATTTGCCCATTTCCGGAAGGGGCGAAGATGTTCTGTGCTGCGGCGTCACCGCCATGACGAGTTACCAGTTGATCCAGGGTTTGGAGTTCTCGAATTGGATAAAAGAACGCTTTCCCGGGATGCCCGTCGTTTGGGGGGGGTGGCATCCTACCCTGATGCCCGAACAGACTCTCTCGGAACCCTGCATAGATATCGTGGTTCGGGGACAGGGAGAAGTCACGTTCCTCGAGTTGTGCCGGGCCCTGGATGAAGACTCCGGCCTCGAGGACGTCCCGGGCCTCATGTACAAGGACGACGGCGCCCTGGTGGAAACGAACATCCGACCCCTGGCGGATCCCAATACCTTGCCTCCTGTGGACTTCGCCGATCTTCCGGACCTCGAACCGTACCAACTTCACGATGTGCTGTTCTACATGTCCAGTGTGGGATGCCCGTACCGCTGTTCCTACTGTTCCCTCAGCGCCTTTTCCCGGAGACGCTGGCTAGCCATGGACAGCGCCCGCGTGGTGACGGAGATATCGGATCTCCATCAGCGATACGGATTCGGGCGCCTTATTTTCTGGGACAACGTGTTCTTCGTGCAGCGGAAACGGGTGGAAGAGATCTGCCTTGGGTTCATCGATCGGAATGTGGGCGTCAAATGGTCCGCGCACGCCCGGATCAACGAGATCGCGTCATGGAGCGACGACTTCCTGGACACCCTCGCGAGATCGGGATGTGAAAGCTTGTATGTGGGGGTCGAATCGGGCAGTCAGTCCCTGCTGGACATCCTGCGAAAGGACATCAAGGCCGCCGATGTTCCCCTCGTGGTAGCCAAGTTGAAACGACACGGACTGAAAATGGCCGGCAATTGGATGATCGGTTTGAGGCATGAAACCGTTTCCGATGTAGCCCTGACCATTCAGCAGATTCACCGGGCCCTCGAAGCGTACGATTTTAAGCCCGACGCCATGGAGGTGTTTCTGTACCGCTTCGTCCCCATGCCCGGAACCGCCATGTACGACGAGTTGTCCCCGGAAGAAAAAGCCTCGATGCCGCAACGTCTCCCCGAGTGGGGCCGTTTTATCGTGGACACCATCGAAGACGGTTTGACCCCCTGGGACACGGACGACAACAGGGCACTGGCCGCCTCGTCCGCGTTTTACCTGTGGAACGGTTACCTGAGACGGGAGCCTGCCGTGGGCTGGAAGAGCCGGCTGCTCCGTTTTCTGTCCAGGATGAGAGTCCGGTGGGGGCTCCTTGGGGCGCCCTTTGAATGGCGACTGTGGCGCCGCAAGCACAGGGGTCAAGTCTGCTCTTGACTCTTGTTCCGCATTGCATTGAAGAATGATCTTCAATGCAATGCGCCCGTCCAGGACCAGGAGATTCCCAAGGAACAACGCCCCATGGCAAGCCTGGTTGAAAAAGCATCGGAGAGAGATGGCAAGAGTCAAGAGCAGACTTGACCCTATGCCGGGAACAGCAGATGACCACGCCTACCAAACAGATCGTGACCGTGCCCTTCGATGAATCGGGCCTCAAGGAACGAAATTTCGAGCTGTCAAGCCTGCTCGAGATGAGCAATTTTCTCTCGGCCACCTTGGAGCGCAAAGAGCTGCTCGATGGCGCCCTTTTGAGGGTCCTGAGCACCTTCGAATTGCCCGCGGGAAGAATCTATCTCAAAGACAAAGAAAGCGAAATCCTTCACCTGGAAGTGTTCAAGGGACTCGATCCGGGCGGCTTGGAGCGGATTCGGTTTGGGGAAGGGTTTACCGGACGGTCGGCCTTAACGAAATCGTTTCTCGCATTGCACGTGTCCGATCTCGAGGATCCGCAGAGGGTTCGGACCCTCACCGAGAAGGGTTTCGACACGATTCTATGCGTGCCCATGATCCTCTCGGGCCGTGTGGTGGGCGTCATGAATCTGGCCTCGTACCACGAGATCCCCCTGGATCAGAGGCGTATCGACCTGTTGATCTCCCTCAATAACCAGATCGCCATTGCCGTAGACCGCGCGGATTTGTACCGGGAACTCCAGCAGAAAATTCAAAGACTGGAAGAACTGAACGAGACCGTCACGCTTTTCGCGTATGCCGTGTCCCACGATCTCAAAAACCCGTCCCTCGCTACACACGGTCTGACCCGCTTGCTCAAGAAACGCTGCTATGACGTCCTGGATCAGAAAAGCCGGGAGTACTGCGATCAGATTCTTCGCGCTACGGAAAGCATTGTCACCCTTCTGGATGAACTCAACGCCTATGTGAAAGCCAAGGAAGCGCCGCTCAGAGACGAGCCTTTTCCCCTCGAGGATCTTCTGGACGAACTTCACAACGAATTCAGCCAGAGATTGGAAAAAGGAAACGTCTTGCTGAATCGGTCGACCTGCGTGGGAAACATCAAGGGGGACAAATCTCAATTCCTCCGGATGCTGAGGAATCTGATCGACAACGCCTTAAAATACGGCGGAAAAGGGCTGACCGAGATTTCCGTGACCCACGAAGAAAACGAAGACACGCATGTGCTTTACGTGCACGATAATGGAATCGGTATGGCTTCGAAGGATATCGAACACCTGTTCCGGCCCTTCCACCGGCTCGAGGCATCCAAGGACATCGAGGGCACGGGCCTTGGGTTGGCCATTGTCAAGGAACTGACCGAACGCCACGGAGGGACCGTTTCCGTGGAATCCGAACCGGGGAAAGGAGCCTCCTTTCGCATCTCCATTCCTAAACGCGACTGATGCTCAACCAACGTCGCATATCGGGACGATCCGTAGGGGCGAATAATCATTCGCCCCTGCACGAGTTTAAACGGGACCCCTTTCCAGCGCCGGATGCAATATAGAGCGAACGGTAACTCGTACCTTTCTCGCCATTAGTAAGGCGGCCTTGGCTTCGGCTTCCTCGACAGGATCCCAAGCTCCGGGATAACGAGCCTCGATGGAATAGCGGTTTAGGGGTTGCACATCCTCAAGGGAAAGCTCCACAGGCGTCGTGTCGCGCAGAAGATTGAAAAGCACGACAAGGTCATGCGTTCTGGGAAAGTCCACATTCCAATAGACCAAAAGCGCTTTTAGGTACTTTTCCGCACATTGCTGGCAATGATAGGCAACCGTATCAAAGGGGCAATTCCGGTCCATGGTGAGCACAAATTCGGCATTTCGAAAATCGTTATCCGCCTTTTCAACCCAGCGTCGAACTTCGGCGATGATCTCAGGCGGCGCGCTCATAGATCACCTTTCCTTCACGGTCGGCCTGACGCCCAACGGTGCCGACGATTCTTTTCTGCCGTTCGTATTGATCGGGGGTCAGAACCAGAAAGTCCATGGGCATCTTGCGATCCGCCATCAGCAGATCGATTTCATTTGCCATCTGCCTTGTCGATCCCTCTACATCCATGACAATCAACAGATCGAGATCACTGTCCGGACCGGGCCGACCACCGGCATACGAGCCAAAAAGAATGATGCGGTAGGGCTGGAATCTGGAAACGATGCGGTGTTTCACCACATCAATGATGTCTTGGATCCCGCTCTGCATAGATCACCCTCAACTTCTATTCCGCATTTCTTATTCGACGCTTGTCCTGGGTCTCGTCCTGCCTGTCCTGTCGGATGAACGTCGCGGCGTCGTGAATGTCGTCCAAAAATTTAAATGTCTTAGGCTGCATATAGGAGTGCGCGCGTCCGATTGACTTCGCGAATCAGCAATGGATGTTTTAGCGCGGACGCGATCACCAAATCTACGGGGCGCTGAAAGAGCCTCTCAAGAGCGCTTTTTAAATCGAAATAGTTCTTCAGCCATGGGCCGAGTTGGTACCCCGCCTTAAACTCGACCAGGAAATCCAGATCGCTGGTCTTGCCGTCAAAGCAGTCGTCTGTGGCCGCCGAACCGAACACTTCCAGCCGCCGCACGCCGTAGGCTCGGCAAAGCTCCCGCAAACCCTCCTGCTTTTCGCTGAGAAGCTGAATCATTGGAACCTCAAAGTTCCCTCATTCTGCCGGATCGCATGTCAAAAAGGTAACGAATCATGAATGAGATACCACCATGGCCACCCACTTTCAACAATGAACGGAAGAGTGTTCACTGTTTTCAATTCCCCTTGACACTGCAAGCCCGTTTGATCTAGAACCCATGGATAAAGTCCTTTCCATCTTCGGGTGACGAGCGTTACCACCTTTCATCATTTATCCTGTTCTCATAAAACGACCCGGCGGGGCCGGAACGAAAGTTCGCGTGTTTCTCTGATCAGGCATTTCTGCTCTCACGATAAAACCAGGGAGGAAAAAATGAACATGCAACACGGAGAGTGCACAGGAATGGATCGCAGGACGTTCCTCAAGGTTTCGGGCGCCGTCGGGCTGGGTGTTGCCGCCGGCGGCTTCGGGGCGCCCAAGTTGCTCCGGGCCGAACCCGAACCGGTGAAGATCGGTTCCGTCCAGCCGGTCACCGGACCCCTCGCGGTCATCGGGCAGGGACAACGAAGGGGGAACCAGGTGGCCGTGGATTTCATCAATTCCAAAGGAGGGATCAAGTCCCTCGGAGGCGCCAAACTGGAGCTGATCCTGGGCGACAGTGAAAGCAAACCCGAGGTCGGCCGTTCGGAAGCCGACCGGTTGGCGCAAGAAGGAGTCACGGCCCTCATAGGAGCTTTTCTGAGCGGCGTGTCCATGGCGATCGCAACCTTGGCGGAACAACGTCAGGTCCCGTTTCTCATGGACGTGACCGCCCTGGACGACATCACACAAAAAGGGTACAAATACACCTTCCGTATTTTTCCCACAGTCTCCAATTTTGGTGAAGGCTCGGTCAACTTTATCCGGCAGATCCTCGATGAGACGGGCGCGAAACCCAAGCGCGCCGTAGTCACCAACACGGGGGATGCGTTCGGCACGGGTCAGGGAGCCAATTTCATCCAGTACTTCCAGAAATCGGGCCTTCCTGTGGAAATCGTGGACCACATTACGTACCCCTTGGGCATCCACGATCTTTCGGCCGAGGTGGCCAAGATCAAGGCCGCAAAGCCGGATCTCCTGTTCCCCGTATGCCGGCCCGGCGATTCCATTATTCTTACCCGGGAACTCTATAAGCAGAAGGCGCCTCTGATGGGTATCATCAGTCCTGGAAGTCCGGGCTGGTACGAACCCAAGGTCATCAAAGACCTCGATAAACTGGTCTATTACGTGATGGACAACGTGCCCTGGGTAAATCCCCAAAGCGCGGCCTACAAGGAAGCCAACCGGCAATTCACCGAAAAACATCCCGATTCCTATCTGGACACCAATTCCGGATTCGCCTACACCGGTATTCTGGTGCTGGCCGACGCCTTGGAAAGAGCCGGATCCACCGAGCCGGATAAGCTGGTCGAAGCGCTCAAAGCGACCAATTTCAAGGACCATCCCATGGTGGGAGACGCCATCACCTTCAAGGAAAACGGCGACAACGCCAATGCGACAACGGCCATGGTGCAGGTGCTGCCCGACCCCGATGCGCTCAAACGGGTCAAGGTGGTGCTGCCCAAAAAATTCGCCGAAGCCGACTATGTGTTCCCGGCGCCCCAACTCTGGGAACGGGGTTGATGAACACGGATCTCGCCGTGCAGCTCTTCATTCAGGGAATCCTCATGGGCGGTATATACGGTCTTATCGCCCTGGGGCTTTCCCTGATTTTCGGTGTAATGGGAGTGATCAATTTCGCTCATGGCCCCATGATGGTCATGGGCATGTACCTTTCCTACTGGATCTTCATACTGCTCGGACTCGACCCCTACGTTTCTCTGCTGCTGGTTGCGGCCGCCCTATTTGTATTGGGGTACGCCATCCAGTCCACGGTGGTGAACCGCATCCTGGATTATCCCGAGGCGATGCAGGTGCTGCCTCTGGTGGCCATGGGACTCATCCTCGAGAATACGGCCTTGCTGCTGTGGGGACCGGATCACAGAAGCCCGGATACGGCCCTCGGTTTGAAGACCATCTGGATCGGAGACGCGGTCATCGATGTTTCGCGCCTCATGGCCTTCGGACTTTCAGTCGTGATCACCCTGCTGATCGTTCTGTTTCTGAAAAGGACCCACATGGGGAAGTGCATTCGCGCCGCCGCGGACAACCGGACCGGCTCGATCCTGGTGGGCATTAACGTGGATCGCATCAACAATCTTTCCTTTGGATTGGGGGCCGCCACCACGGGCGCCGCGGGCGCCCTGCTGCTGCCGCTGATGCCGCTGTCTCCGCATTTGGGTCACGACTTCACGCTCACCGCCTTTATCGTGGTGATCCTCGGCGGGCTGGGAAGCCTGGTGGGCGCGATGGTCGGCGGCCTGGTCCTGGGCGTGGCGGAATCCATGGCCACGCTGTTTCTGCCTGCCACGCTCAAGCAGGTGGTGAGTTTCGGTATTCTGATCGTCATCATGCTGCTCAGGCCCCAGGGGATTTTCGGGGGCAACAAATGACCCGGCTTTACGCTTTTCTGGGCCTGCTTCTGGCCATACTCCTGGCCCTTCCGCTAGTTTTGGATAAATACGTTCTGGGCATTTTCGTGATGATCTTCTTCTATGCCTACCTGGGTCAGGCCTGGAACGTGCTGACGGGTTACACGGGCCATATTTCCCTCGGACACGCCTTATACGTGGGTATAGGGGCGTACACGTCCACCTATCTGGCGCAGACTTGCGGCTTGAGCCCCTGGATCGGCATGTTCGTCGGCGGGCTTCTGGCTGTGATCGTATCCTTGTTTCTGGGGTACCTCGGCTTCCGCTTTGGTCTGAGAGGCGTCTACTTCGTCATTCTGACGATCGCGTTCGCGGAGATCGCCCGTCTGATCGTGTCTCATGTGAAGGCTCTCGGGTCCTTCTCCGGCGTCTTTCTAGACTTCAATCCGTCTTTCGTACACTTTCAA from Deltaproteobacteria bacterium encodes the following:
- a CDS encoding B12-binding domain-containing radical SAM protein — translated: MKKRILLFYPSLSKALPPRPFWEPLQLLHLSRMFRDTPFDVEIIDGRLHPDPSDLPISGRGEDVLCCGVTAMTSYQLIQGLEFSNWIKERFPGMPVVWGGWHPTLMPEQTLSEPCIDIVVRGQGEVTFLELCRALDEDSGLEDVPGLMYKDDGALVETNIRPLADPNTLPPVDFADLPDLEPYQLHDVLFYMSSVGCPYRCSYCSLSAFSRRRWLAMDSARVVTEISDLHQRYGFGRLIFWDNVFFVQRKRVEEICLGFIDRNVGVKWSAHARINEIASWSDDFLDTLARSGCESLYVGVESGSQSLLDILRKDIKAADVPLVVAKLKRHGLKMAGNWMIGLRHETVSDVALTIQQIHRALEAYDFKPDAMEVFLYRFVPMPGTAMYDELSPEEKASMPQRLPEWGRFIVDTIEDGLTPWDTDDNRALAASSAFYLWNGYLRREPAVGWKSRLLRFLSRMRVRWGLLGAPFEWRLWRRKHRGQVCS
- a CDS encoding nucleotidyltransferase domain-containing protein; this encodes MQSGIQDIIDVVKHRIVSRFQPYRIILFGSYAGGRPGPDSDLDLLIVMDVEGSTRQMANEIDLLMADRKMPMDFLVLTPDQYERQKRIVGTVGRQADREGKVIYERAA
- a CDS encoding nucleotidyltransferase domain-containing protein, giving the protein MIQLLSEKQEGLRELCRAYGVRRLEVFGSAATDDCFDGKTSDLDFLVEFKAGYQLGPWLKNYFDLKSALERLFQRPVDLVIASALKHPLLIREVNRTRALLYAA
- a CDS encoding GAF domain-containing sensor histidine kinase; this encodes MTTPTKQIVTVPFDESGLKERNFELSSLLEMSNFLSATLERKELLDGALLRVLSTFELPAGRIYLKDKESEILHLEVFKGLDPGGLERIRFGEGFTGRSALTKSFLALHVSDLEDPQRVRTLTEKGFDTILCVPMILSGRVVGVMNLASYHEIPLDQRRIDLLISLNNQIAIAVDRADLYRELQQKIQRLEELNETVTLFAYAVSHDLKNPSLATHGLTRLLKKRCYDVLDQKSREYCDQILRATESIVTLLDELNAYVKAKEAPLRDEPFPLEDLLDELHNEFSQRLEKGNVLLNRSTCVGNIKGDKSQFLRMLRNLIDNALKYGGKGLTEISVTHEENEDTHVLYVHDNGIGMASKDIEHLFRPFHRLEASKDIEGTGLGLAIVKELTERHGGTVSVESEPGKGASFRISIPKRD
- a CDS encoding ABC transporter substrate-binding protein codes for the protein MNMQHGECTGMDRRTFLKVSGAVGLGVAAGGFGAPKLLRAEPEPVKIGSVQPVTGPLAVIGQGQRRGNQVAVDFINSKGGIKSLGGAKLELILGDSESKPEVGRSEADRLAQEGVTALIGAFLSGVSMAIATLAEQRQVPFLMDVTALDDITQKGYKYTFRIFPTVSNFGEGSVNFIRQILDETGAKPKRAVVTNTGDAFGTGQGANFIQYFQKSGLPVEIVDHITYPLGIHDLSAEVAKIKAAKPDLLFPVCRPGDSIILTRELYKQKAPLMGIISPGSPGWYEPKVIKDLDKLVYYVMDNVPWVNPQSAAYKEANRQFTEKHPDSYLDTNSGFAYTGILVLADALERAGSTEPDKLVEALKATNFKDHPMVGDAITFKENGDNANATTAMVQVLPDPDALKRVKVVLPKKFAEADYVFPAPQLWERG
- a CDS encoding branched-chain amino acid ABC transporter permease; its protein translation is MNTDLAVQLFIQGILMGGIYGLIALGLSLIFGVMGVINFAHGPMMVMGMYLSYWIFILLGLDPYVSLLLVAAALFVLGYAIQSTVVNRILDYPEAMQVLPLVAMGLILENTALLLWGPDHRSPDTALGLKTIWIGDAVIDVSRLMAFGLSVVITLLIVLFLKRTHMGKCIRAAADNRTGSILVGINVDRINNLSFGLGAATTGAAGALLLPLMPLSPHLGHDFTLTAFIVVILGGLGSLVGAMVGGLVLGVAESMATLFLPATLKQVVSFGILIVIMLLRPQGIFGGNK
- a CDS encoding long-chain-fatty-acid--CoA ligase — its product is MNIPFILEKALNLYEHKEAVVCRDQRFTYGEFAKRVYALAHFLSSLGIRKRDRVAILHPNGHEFLESYFAAAQLGAILNPLNFRLSPSELSFILNDSDASVLISAPRYHEQVHALRSLETVLEKVVWTGGNTPPTGFEAFDYEEIVRSSPTDPPSVPDSTDDDVVHLYYTSGTTGRPKGVMLSHRNVCTHALSAIAELNLNDRDNWIHVAPLFHLADAWATFAITWVGGKHVVVTDFEPVEVLSVMERERVTITNMVPTMLNILVNTPEVSGFDFSGLRAILSGGAPIAPEVVRKIMATFKCDYVQTYGMTETSPYLTLSLLKENLVHLPEEDKFRFKAKTGRPFIGVLLRVVRDDGTDVNPDDREVGEIIVKGDIVTKGYWNRPEETANALRDGWLHTGDLAVIDREGYVNIVDRKKDMIITGGENVYSVEVENVLYMHPDVLEAAVIGVPDPKWGEAVTAVVVPKPNTQPSEADIIDFCKARIAHYKSPKSVVFISELPKTGSGKIFKKGIRETARGQVCS
- a CDS encoding HEPN domain-containing protein codes for the protein MSAPPEIIAEVRRWVEKADNDFRNAEFVLTMDRNCPFDTVAYHCQQCAEKYLKALLVYWNVDFPRTHDLVVLFNLLRDTTPVELSLEDVQPLNRYSIEARYPGAWDPVEEAEAKAALLMARKVRVTVRSILHPALERGPV
- a CDS encoding GNAT family N-acetyltransferase, which produces MNANGIDLYFGYFPGVIGKVTELHAVYYHEHWGFDLSFESQVGLELSEFMAKFDPERDGLWSAFSDGEFTGAVAIDGRPVQGEGARLRWFIVRPGFQGQGVGRLLIRQCVDFCRSKGYPKIHLWTFKGLDAARRLYERKGFRLCVEHEVAQWGTRIREQKFELVLKEEGTGSG